In the genome of Monodelphis domestica isolate mMonDom1 chromosome 2, mMonDom1.pri, whole genome shotgun sequence, one region contains:
- the KTI12 gene encoding protein KTI12 homolog, with the protein MPLVVLCGLPDSGRSRRADELRTALEAEGRPVTVVRDADVLGPDGPAALLEAYTDPSREKALRAALKASVERGLGPRSVVLLDSLNYIKGFRYELYCLARAARTPLCLLYTLRPQPRALGSGDSSPAQARSPTLSWRPGAAALDSLEESLDQGPEPQTKGVEATQRRKALGPEERLGHGVVGDGTADVWELEQIGGPGTPEPGSQEAAPDPCFPPELLDALAQRFEAPDSRNRWDRPLFTVVGLEDPLPLAQIRAALFESQVPAPHQATQSQPLSSTNFLHQLDQVTSQVLAALIEAQKTAVPGDWLTMPGTTERLLFTRPLSMAELSRLRRQFISYTKMHPNKENLPQLANMFLQYLGQSLH; encoded by the coding sequence ATGCCGCTGGTGGTTTTGTGTGGGCTGCCGGACAGCGGCCGGAGCCGGCGCGCAGATGAACTCCGTACGGCGCTGGAGGCCGAGGGTCGCCCAGTAACGGTCGTTCGTGATGCCGACGTGCTGGGGCCCGATGGACCGGCAGCACTGCTAGAGGCCTACACAGACCCGAGCCGCGAGAAGGCGCTGCGTGCGGCCCTCAAGGCGTCGGTGGAACGCGGGCTGGGTCCCCGCTCCGTTGTCCTCCTCGACTCACTCAACTACATCAAGGGCTTCCGCTACGAGCTCTACTGCCTGGCCCGGGCGGCGCGCACCCCGCTTTGCCTACTGTACACCCTGAGGCCGCAGCCACGAGCACTGGGCTCGGGGGACAGCAGCCCAGCTCAGGCCAGGTCACCGACCCTCAGCTGGAGGCCCGGGGCAGCGGCCCTGGATTCCCTGGAGGAGTCATTGGATCAGGGCCCGGAGCCTCAGACCAAAGGAGTCGAGGCAACCCAGAGGCGGAAGGCACTTGGACCAGAAGAGAGGCTAGGACATGGGGTTGTGGGGGATGGAACTGCTGATGTTTGGGAGTTGGAGCAGATCGGGGGGCCGGGAACCCCGGAACCTGGGAGCCAGGAGGCGGCACCGGACCCCTGCTTTCCTCCGGAGCTCCTGGATGCCCTGGCCCAGCGGTTTGAAGCCCCAGACTCCAGGAATCGCTGGGACCGGCCCCTATTCACGGTGGTGGGCCTTGAGGATCCCCTGCCCTTGGCCCAGATCAGGGCAGCCCTCTTTGAGAGCCAGGTACCCGCACCCCATCAAGCCACCCAGTCCCAGCCTCTGTCATCCACCAATTTCCTACACCAGTTGGACCAAGTCACAAGTCAAGTTTTGGCAGCCCTGATAGAGGCTCAGAAAACTGCTGTTCCTGGGGACTGGTTGACTATGCCAGGGACCACAGAGAGGCTGCTGTTCACTCGACCCCTTTCCATGGCTGAACTGAGCCGCCTCAGGCGCCAGTTCATCTCCTACACCAAAATGCATCCTAACAAGGAGAACCTGCCCCAGCTGGCCAACATGTTCTTGCAGTACCTGGGGCAGAGCCTCcactga